ACTCTTACTCTTTTTACATGATTCCGAAGAAGCTTGCAACAATACCAACTACAAAGAGACCGATGATGATTGTGATTGGTGAAACTTTCTTCTTAAGCAACCACATACATGCAAAAGTAAGGAGAAGTCCCATCAAACCTGGAATCAATGAATCCAATTGTTTTTGAAGGGTATCAACTTGAATCTTATCGAAGCTAAGTTTGTCATTAACTTGGCCGAGGATAGTCTTAAGTTGGTCACCATTGACATTGCCTTTAGGCCATTCGATATAGGCACCTTTAGACAAAACTTTACCTGGAAGATTTATAGTGAAGACGATAGAAACCCAACGTTCAACAAGGACAGCCAAGATGAACATACCAAGGATTGATGCTCCTTTAGTAATATCTTTCAAGATACCACCAGACATGTCTTTAGTGATTTCTGAACCTGCTTTGTAACCAAGTTCTTGAGTGTACCACAAGAAGGCCATACGGATAAGGTTCCAACCGATGAAGAAGATAAGTGGACCAGCGATGTTACCGGCTTGTGCCAATGATGCACCGAGGGCACCAAGGATAGGACGAACTGTGAACCAGAAAACAGGGTCACCGATACCGGCAAGAGGTCCCATCATACCGATTTTAACCCCTTGGATAGCAGCATCTTCGATGTCGGTACCGTTAGCTTTTTCTTCTTCAAGAGCCAAGGTAACACCCATGATAGGAGCAGCTACGTAAGGGTGGGTATTGAAGAATTCCAAGTGGCGTTTAAGAGCTGCGGCTTGGTCTTCTTTGTTAGTGTAGAGTTTTTTGATAGCAGGAATGAGTGAGTAAGCCCAACCCAAGTTTTGCATACGTTCATAGTTCCATGAACCTTGCAAGAATTGTGAGCGCCACCAAACCTTTTTACGATCTGCTTGAGATAATTGAATTTTTTCAGCCATGAGAGCACCCCTTCCTAGTAGTCTTCCAAGATATCGCCGATTGGGTCGCCTGAACCAGATGAAGTTCCGCCACCATTTCCGCCACCTTGTTTAGAAAGATTGAGGTAGATGAAGGCGATAGCGACACCGATAGCACCAAGAGCGATAAGTGTCAATTGGCTAATTGCTGCGAAAGCAAAACCGATGGCGAAGAATGGCCAAACTTCACGAGTTGCCATCATGTTGATAACCATGGCGTAACCAACGGCTACGACCATACCACCACCGACAACCATACCGTGGTTGAGCCAGTCAGGCATCAAACCAAGGGCGTGTTGAACAGATTGTGCTGGGATAGCAAGAAGAAGAGCTGCAGGCACAGCAATACGCAACCCTTGAAGAAGAAGGGCAAGGTAGTGTGCGCGTTCAACACCAGCGATGTTTCCGCTTTCTGCTGCTTTATCTGCAGCATGAACAAGGGCAACTGATGCTGTACGAACAAGCATAGTTAGGAAGAGACCGGCAACCGCAAGTGGGATAGCTGTTGCAGTCGCAACACCGATACCTTCAGTTGTGAAGTTACCACCTTTAACCAAAATGATGGCAGCAGCAACAGAGGCGAGGGCAGCGTCAGGAGCGACAGCGGCACCGATATTAGCCCAAGCAAGGGCAATCATTTGAAGAGAACCACCAAGCATGATACCTGCAGTGAGGTTACCTGTAGCAGCACCGATAAGGGTACATGCAACAAGTGGTTGGTGGAATTGGAATTGGTCAAGGATACCTTCAAGACCAGCAAGGAAGGCAACAACTACGACCAAAATTGCAGAAATAATTGACATATCTGACATGGTAATAATTCCTTTTCTATTGAGTTGTGATTAGTTGAGTTTATCAACTAATTTATCCGGATGAAGATTATTGAACGTTAGCTTTTTTGATAAGGTCAAACAAGTCTTTCTTAGAATCGTTTGGAACCTTACGGACGTCAAATTCAACACCAAGGTCACGTAATTTTTCGAAGCAAGCAACATCGTCTTTGTCCATAGACAAAACGTTGTTAACCATTGTTTTACCAGTTGAGTGAGCCATAGAACCAACGTTAAGTTCTTTGATTGGCACGCCACCTTCGATAGCACGAAGTGCGTCTTGAACAGTTTCGAACAAGATAAGCGCGTGTGTGTTACCAAAACGTGGGTCCTTAGAAGCATCAATCAATTTTTGAATTGGAACAACGTTTGCTTTAACACCGTTTGGTGCTGCTTGTTTGATCAATTCTTTACGAAGCTCATCTTTAGCAACGTCGTCTGAAGCAACAATGATACGG
The DNA window shown above is from Streptococcus salivarius and carries:
- a CDS encoding PTS system mannose/fructose/sorbose family transporter subunit IID, which produces MAEKIQLSQADRKKVWWRSQFLQGSWNYERMQNLGWAYSLIPAIKKLYTNKEDQAAALKRHLEFFNTHPYVAAPIMGVTLALEEEKANGTDIEDAAIQGVKIGMMGPLAGIGDPVFWFTVRPILGALGASLAQAGNIAGPLIFFIGWNLIRMAFLWYTQELGYKAGSEITKDMSGGILKDITKGASILGMFILAVLVERWVSIVFTINLPGKVLSKGAYIEWPKGNVNGDQLKTILGQVNDKLSFDKIQVDTLQKQLDSLIPGLMGLLLTFACMWLLKKKVSPITIIIGLFVVGIVASFFGIM
- a CDS encoding PTS mannose/fructose/sorbose transporter subunit IIC, which codes for MSDMSIISAILVVVVAFLAGLEGILDQFQFHQPLVACTLIGAATGNLTAGIMLGGSLQMIALAWANIGAAVAPDAALASVAAAIILVKGGNFTTEGIGVATATAIPLAVAGLFLTMLVRTASVALVHAADKAAESGNIAGVERAHYLALLLQGLRIAVPAALLLAIPAQSVQHALGLMPDWLNHGMVVGGGMVVAVGYAMVINMMATREVWPFFAIGFAFAAISQLTLIALGAIGVAIAFIYLNLSKQGGGNGGGTSSGSGDPIGDILEDY